One stretch of Kiritimatiellaceae bacterium DNA includes these proteins:
- the cysN gene encoding sulfate adenylyltransferase subunit CysN — protein MNIENFLSEHENKSLLRFLTCGSVDDGKSTLIGRLLYDSKLLFDDQLSALERDSAREGNAGEGEIDYALLLDGLKAEREQGITIDVAYRYFTTPHRKFIIADTPGHEQYTRNMATGASSADLAIVLIDARKGVITQTRRHSFIVSLLGIRHVVVAVNKMDLVDFSQARFEEIRADYEVLSKELSIPDIRFVPLSALKGDNIVDSSERMPWYDGPSLLNILETVDISADRNLGDFRFPVQFVSRPNLDFRGFAGSVASGVIRKGDRIKALPSLKESTIKRIVTADGELDEAFVPQAVTLELNDEIDISVGEMIVHAENIPNVATHFEAMILWLSETPMNRSATYLLRHTSHTTKARLADLEYRVDVNTMEKQPADILQLNEIGRANITTHQPLFFDAYRDCRETGSFILIDPISNNTVAAGMIERPQATTGERAPLEAQVDRREFLWERGLVSPEARINRNQHRGKTVLFVGPAGGKSDLARRLELKLYDKGLQSYYLGISSLLEGLDADIGQNFRDRDEHIRRVGELARIMTDAGLIFISSLERADEYDLQRLKILNSPNELFVVSIGGNPFKNYQVDLVIEPDVSPAEAVQSVVRELTRAQVIIEYCI, from the coding sequence ATGAATATCGAAAATTTTTTAAGTGAACATGAAAACAAAAGCCTGCTGCGGTTTCTGACCTGCGGCTCGGTGGACGACGGCAAATCCACGCTGATCGGGCGGCTGCTGTACGACAGCAAACTGCTGTTCGATGACCAGCTGAGCGCGCTGGAGCGCGACAGCGCCCGCGAAGGCAACGCCGGCGAAGGCGAAATTGATTATGCGCTGCTGCTGGACGGTCTGAAAGCCGAGCGCGAGCAGGGCATCACCATCGACGTGGCCTACCGCTACTTCACCACGCCGCACCGGAAATTCATTATCGCCGACACCCCCGGCCATGAGCAGTACACCCGCAACATGGCCACCGGCGCATCGTCGGCTGATCTGGCCATTGTTCTGATCGATGCCCGCAAAGGCGTCATCACGCAGACGCGGCGGCACAGTTTTATCGTGTCGCTTCTCGGCATCCGCCACGTCGTCGTGGCGGTGAATAAAATGGATCTGGTGGATTTCAGTCAGGCGCGGTTTGAAGAAATCCGCGCGGATTACGAAGTGCTCAGCAAAGAACTTTCGATTCCGGATATCCGCTTTGTTCCGCTGTCGGCACTGAAAGGCGACAACATCGTAGATTCGTCTGAGCGGATGCCGTGGTACGACGGGCCGTCGCTGCTGAACATTCTGGAAACGGTGGATATTTCCGCCGACCGTAATCTCGGCGACTTCCGGTTTCCGGTGCAGTTTGTCAGCCGCCCGAACCTGGACTTCCGCGGTTTTGCCGGAAGTGTGGCTTCCGGCGTAATCCGCAAAGGCGACCGCATCAAAGCGTTGCCGTCGCTGAAGGAATCCACCATCAAGCGGATCGTCACCGCCGACGGGGAGCTGGACGAGGCCTTTGTTCCGCAGGCGGTGACGCTGGAGCTGAATGACGAAATCGACATCAGCGTCGGCGAAATGATTGTCCACGCCGAAAATATTCCGAATGTCGCCACTCATTTTGAGGCGATGATTCTGTGGCTTTCGGAAACGCCGATGAACCGGAGCGCGACCTACCTGTTGCGCCACACCTCGCACACGACCAAGGCGCGGCTTGCGGATCTGGAGTATCGCGTGGACGTCAACACGATGGAGAAGCAGCCTGCCGACATTTTACAGCTCAACGAAATCGGGCGGGCGAATATTACGACGCATCAGCCGTTGTTTTTCGACGCCTATCGCGACTGCCGCGAAACCGGCAGCTTCATTCTGATCGACCCGATCAGCAACAACACCGTTGCCGCCGGAATGATCGAGCGACCGCAGGCAACCACCGGAGAACGGGCTCCGCTGGAAGCGCAGGTTGACCGGCGCGAATTTCTCTGGGAGCGCGGACTGGTTTCTCCGGAAGCCCGGATCAACCGGAACCAGCATCGCGGGAAAACGGTTTTGTTTGTCGGCCCGGCTGGCGGCAAGAGCGATCTGGCGCGGCGGCTGGAACTCAAACTCTACGATAAAGGTCTTCAGTCCTACTACCTCGGCATCTCCAGTCTGCTGGAAGGGCTGGATGCCGACATCGGACAGAACTTCCGCGACCGCGATGAACACATCCGCCGCGTCGGCGAACTGGCGCGCATCATGACCGACGCCGGACTCATCTTCATCAGCTCGCTGGAGCGTGCCGACGAATACGACCTGCAAAGGCTGAAAATATTGAACTCACCGAACGAACTGTTCGTCGTCAGCATCGGCGGAAATCCGTTCAAAAATTATCAGGTCGATCTGGTGATCGAACCGGACGTTTCGCCAGCAGAAGCCGTACAGTCCGTTGTGCGCGAACTCACCCGCGCTCAAGTGATTATCGAGTACTGCATTTAA
- a CDS encoding restriction endonuclease: MAIPDYQTLMLPVLKLASDGAEHKFSKAVELLADEFLLTDDEKNELLPSGSQAVFNNRVGWARSYLKQAGLLNSPKRGFFTITDCGLKFLQTNPSKINASVLEQFPQFIEFRNRKRERTGLEDDITIQSEPAEHQTPEDTLATAYAQLRSALESEILSSVKEASPSFFERLVVDLLVQMGYGGNRRNAGKALGKSGDGGIDGIINEDKLGLDVIYIQAKRWEGTVGRPEIQKFAGALQGQRAKKGVFITTSSFTKEAREYVALIDVKIILIDGEQLATLMTDHNVGVSTVGQYEVKKIDSDYFDE; this comes from the coding sequence ATGGCCATACCAGACTATCAGACGCTCATGCTCCCCGTTTTAAAACTGGCTTCAGATGGTGCAGAGCATAAATTCAGCAAAGCTGTTGAACTCCTTGCCGACGAGTTTTTGCTAACCGATGATGAAAAAAACGAGCTTCTCCCTAGTGGCAGTCAGGCCGTCTTCAATAACCGTGTCGGATGGGCTCGATCCTACCTAAAACAAGCCGGCCTTCTTAACTCTCCCAAACGCGGTTTTTTTACAATAACTGACTGTGGTCTGAAATTCCTGCAAACCAACCCTTCGAAGATTAATGCGTCTGTTTTGGAACAGTTCCCGCAATTCATCGAATTCAGAAATCGGAAAAGAGAAAGAACGGGTCTCGAAGATGACATTACAATTCAGTCTGAACCCGCTGAGCACCAGACCCCTGAGGACACTCTTGCTACGGCATACGCTCAGCTACGTAGCGCTCTTGAATCTGAAATTTTAAGCTCCGTGAAAGAAGCCTCCCCGTCATTTTTCGAAAGGCTTGTCGTCGATCTCTTGGTTCAAATGGGATACGGAGGAAACCGCCGGAACGCCGGAAAAGCTTTAGGAAAAAGCGGTGATGGAGGTATTGACGGAATCATTAACGAAGACAAACTCGGCTTGGATGTGATCTATATTCAAGCTAAACGCTGGGAAGGCACTGTTGGGCGTCCAGAAATTCAAAAGTTTGCAGGAGCACTCCAAGGGCAACGGGCAAAAAAAGGCGTTTTCATTACTACTTCATCATTCACAAAAGAAGCCAGAGAATACGTTGCACTCATAGACGTAAAAATCATCCTCATCGACGGAGAACAATTGGCAACCTTAATGACAGACCATAATGTGGGGGTCTCGACCGTCGGCCAGTACGAAGTGAAAAAGATAGATTCCGATTACTTCGACGAGTAG